The Hydrogenispora ethanolica nucleotide sequence ATTCAGCTCGAATGGGAAGCGAAAAACCAGGCCGCTTACAAGATTGTCCCCGACGGAGAGGCGGATTATAGCCGCTTTTTGCCGACAGCGCCGGGGAACCTCAACGAGCTGTGGCTGCGGCTGACTCAATATATTGATTCGGTTACGGAATCAAAACTCCGGCACTTATTGGCCTTTTTCTTTGATGATGCCAAATTCGCGGCGCATTTCATGAAAGTTCCGGCCGCGCTAAAACGCCATCATGCTTATATCGGCGGGCTTTTGGAACATACTGTCGGAGTTGCGTCCCTTTGCGCGGCTGCGGCGGCCTATTATCCGCTCGTGAACCGGGATATCTTGCTGACCGGTGCTATTTTGCATGATATTGGGAAAACTAAAACCTATAAACTGGAAAAAGGCTTTGACGGCACGGATGAAGGGAAGCTCATCGGCCATTTGATTTTGGGAGTGGAGATGGTTAGCCAGGCCGTGGCGCAGTCTTTCGGCCCGATGGATGCTGCGGCCGAATCGCTTAAGAATACGTTGCTTCATTTGCTCGTCAGCCATCACGGCATCATGGAATGGGGTTCGCCGGTGGAACCCTTGACGTTGGAGGCTTGCATTTTGCATCATGCTGATAATATGGATGCCCAAGTCACAAAGTTTCTAAAAGTGATGCGCGCCGAGAGTAACACCGTGGGTTGGTCCGCTTTTGATCCGGGTCTGGGACGGTCGATCTGGATGAACGGAATGGTCCGGGAAGAGCGCGAGCTGCCGGAGGAGGCCTGATGGAGAATATCGGCTGGTTTTTGCGGTATCTGCTATGGGTTGGAGTGGGAATGCTCCTCCAATACGGTTTGCGGTGGCCGTCGTGGCTGGTGATGATCGGTTCCTTTGCGACGCTGTTATTGCTTCCACCGTGGTGGAGCCTTAGCCTCGTCTGTGGCTGTTGGATCGGCTGTGCCTTTTTTACGGTACGGCCCGAGTCTTCTCATCCGTCCGAAAATGGCTCCACCTTTACCTGGTTTCAGGTGGTCACCGGATCAGTCTGGGCGTTCAGCGGATTTATGCTGACCCTGTTATTGTTGTGGCGAGTCAAAACGACAAATACGCTCACCCCGGCCGAGTTGGAGATCTTGGGCTGGAGTTTTCTTCTCCTGGTGGAGGTTTGCATTTATAAAAATATTGCCTCCCAGTGTCCGATGCATTACCGGAAGTATTTGAGCGTGG carries:
- a CDS encoding 3'-5' exoribonuclease YhaM family protein codes for the protein MKIREIVEGVSVSGQFLIVENQMKVAKNGNSYLAMKIGDQTGELAVKVWSADEETFRHLEVGKVIEIQNIQPKLFKDQIQLEWEAKNQAAYKIVPDGEADYSRFLPTAPGNLNELWLRLTQYIDSVTESKLRHLLAFFFDDAKFAAHFMKVPAALKRHHAYIGGLLEHTVGVASLCAAAAAYYPLVNRDILLTGAILHDIGKTKTYKLEKGFDGTDEGKLIGHLILGVEMVSQAVAQSFGPMDAAAESLKNTLLHLLVSHHGIMEWGSPVEPLTLEACILHHADNMDAQVTKFLKVMRAESNTVGWSAFDPGLGRSIWMNGMVREERELPEEA